The sequence CACGCGCGTGGCGAGGAGATCGATGATGGGCGTCGTGGCGACCAATTGGACATCCCCGCAGATCCGTCTTCGTCGGCCTCTCGTCGTGTTCTTCGCCCTGACCTTCTTGTTCGGCTGGGGAGCTCTGGCGTCCCTGATCGCATTCGGCGGTCTCATGGAGCCGGTCTTCGGCCCTCCGTCCGGCACGCACCCGGTGTTCGTCCTGGCCGTGTACTCGCCCGAGTTCGCGGCCCTCTACGTCATCTGGCGGGAGGGCGGCCTGCGCGATGTCCGGGACCATCTGCGCCGTCTGACCCTGTGGCGGATGCCTGCCGGGTGGTGGTGGTTCCTGCTGCTCGCGATGCCCGCGGGCAAGTACGTGAGCGCGCTGTTGAATGGGACGGCGGACGAGTTCCCCTTCTCGCCGTGGTACTTGGTCCTGCCCGCGCTGATCCCGGCGCTCCTGCTCGGGCCGATCGAGGAACTCGGCTGGCGCGGTTACGCCCAGCCGATGCTGCAACGCCGGTTCAACCCCTTGGTGACCAGCCTGATCCTCGGATTCTTCTGGGGGCTGTGGCATCTGCCCGCGTTCCTGCTCAGCGGCACCCCGCAGAGCGCATGGTCCTTCGGCCCGTTCATGGTCGGTGCGTTCGCGCTGTCGATCATCATGACGCCCCTGTTCAACGTCTCCGGCGGCAGCATCCTCATTCCCGCCCTGTTCCACTTCCAGGCCAACATCCCCGCCTACCCCGAGGGGCAGCCGTGGGAAAATTACGTGTTCGCTGTCGTGGCAGTGGTCATGGTGATCTGGAAGCGGGACCACTTCTTCTCCCGCGACGGCGCCGTCACCGACGTCGTCCTCCGTACCCGCTGATCTCTCGCGCCCGAGCCCGCAGCGGCGCGCCCGCAGAGATTGCCCCCAGCTCGCAGCAGGTGCGACAGGTATTGGCGCCGTAGAGACGTCGATCACATCCCGAGGGATCGAGGAGGCCACCACACCGACCGACACCTGATCCGGCGTCACCGTCAGGCCCGAGGCCATGACCCGTGACCAGAGCACCACCACCCGACGCAGTTACGCAGCCACACCGAACTTGTTACCCGCCCAGCCCAACACCATGATCAACTTATGGTACCTGGCATTGAGGGTCAGCCCGACACCGGAAGGCCGTGCCGGATTCGCCGGTTAGTGCGGCGATGTCGGCGAGGATCAGGGTGGCCCCGAGCGAGTTGGCGATGTCGTACGCGTGAGCCAGCCGCCAACGCCGGGGCCCTGCACCCCACCCGCGACATCGTCGGCATGCCCCTGCGCGAATCCCGCCTATGCAGCAAATGGGCGTCACCGTCGTGGCCGTCAAACAACAGGCCGCCCCACCCGGCGGCAAACCCCGCACCTTCACCTACGCCACCCCCGACACCGTCCTCGCCTACGGTGACCTCATCCTCGTCGTCGGCACCATGGACAACGTCGAACGCTTCGCCACCACCGATTAGCCGTACGTGTTTACCACGTCGCCAACGGGTGACGACAAGCTCCCTCGTCCGGCAGCGGGCCGGCCGACTGTCGTCCTCCCGGGTGCTCGCCGCCGGCCCTGCGGAAGCCAGGAGACATGGCGGGACGGCGACCCCACCGAATTCGACCGTCCCCCCGGCTGCGGCCCTTTGTCGACGGGTGGGGACGCGCAGCGCCCCCCGGGGATGCGGTCGACCGGCGCACTGTCATGCCGAGTACCGCGGGTCGCTCGCTTTCGGATCTGATCGATGGAAGTGTGTTCCGTGTGTGTCTTCGGGGATGCCTGGCGGTCTTTCTAGTCGATCTCGACAGCCAGGGTGAGAAGGTTTTCGCGCACCTTTTCGAGCAGCTCGATCAACGTGGCTCGTTGATCGTTCGCCATTCCGGCTGTTGCGGTCTCGGCGAGGGTGCGCCAGGCCGATTCGATCTCCGAGATGCCGGTCCGACCTTTGTCGGTCAGCACGATACGGGTGGCGCGTCGATCGCCCGGCACGGATTTTCTGACGAACCAGCCGCCGTGTTCGAGGCGACTGAGGCTGCGCGTCACTGTCGGCTGCTCCACGCCGAGCCGAGTCGCGATCTCAGAAACCGTCAGGCCTTCAGGCTCCTGCCCCAGCATCCACAGCAGGACGTCCTGCCCCGGGTGCAAGGCGAGCCCGGCCAGCAGGTCAGCCTGCGCATTCCGGTACAGCTTGGCCGCCTTGACCAGGGCCTTGTTGGTTGCCAGGACATCCGAGGGTTCCACCTGGGCAGTGTACGAGTTGACAGGCCATCCACTTCTGATCCATAGTCGGCTAACCTATAGCCGACTATGGAGTGGTGATGGAAACCGGTCTGTCGAACAGGGTCGCCCTCGTCACCGGCGCTTCCGGCGCCATCGGCCGAGCCGCCGCATGGCACCTGGCTACCGAGGGCGCCTCCGTCGCGGTGTCTTGGCACACCAACCGCGACGGCGCCGTGGATGTCGTCGACGCCATAACGAAGGCAGGCGGCCAGGCCTGCGCCGTCCACCTGGATCACGGCGACCTCGCCACCGTGCAGGGTGTCATCGAACAGATCACCGAACGTCTCGGACCGATCGCTGTCCTGGTCGCCAACGCCGTACAGTGGCCCTCCTTCGACGCCGACGAGATCGACGGCCTCGCCACGTCGCTGGCCGTCAACACGGTCGGCCCGGCGGCTCTGATCGATGCGGCCCTACCGGCCATGCGCGTCGCCGGCTGGGGACGCATCGTCGCCATCTCGACCGACATCGTCGAGCAACCCATGGCAGGGCCGCTCGCCTACGCCACTGCGAAGGGAGCACTCGAGACCGCCGCGCGAGTGCTCGCCGTCCGGGAAGCCCGTCACGGCATTCTGACGAACATCGTCCGCCCTGGCTTCACGCTCACCGACAAGGCCCTGAACGCACCATTTCTGGGCCCGAAAGCAGTCGCGGCCGAATCGGCGAAGACCCCGACCGGCCGGATCTGCACTCCCGATGACATAGCCACCGCGATCACCTACCTAGCCTCGGCAGCCAATGGCCACATCAACGGGCAGATCCTGTCACTGGCAGGTGGCCGCGAACTCGTGCGATAACTTGCACGCACTGTCGCGCCGCTGTTTGTGCGTCACCTTGCACATTGGTCGGTGCTTGGCGAACCCGGCCGTGATTGAAGTACGGTCGGGGCTTACCCGCGGTGCCTCGAACCGCGTGACCGGAGGAGTCGGTGCAGGGATGGCGGCAGGGCGACCGATGCCGACACAGGACGACGTGCTCGGGTACTTCAACACGCTGTCGAACTGGGGACGGTGGGGCGACGACGACGAGCTCGGGACGCTGAACCACATCACCGACGAGGTCCGGCTGGCGGCGGCGCGGGCGGTGCGCCACGGCAGGAGCGTGTCGTGCTCATGGGAGGTTGCCGTACCGGAAGAGATGGAGCGGTCGACGACGACGTGCCCGTGCGCCGCCGACATGCCGGGTGCCGAGGATATGCCGGCACCCGGATTCCGCGCCGACCGGCGCTGGGGCTTTTCGTCCGAGCGGCTTGGCATCACGTTCCACGGCAACACCGTCACGCACGTCGACTCGCCGTGCCACATCTTCTGGAACGGCATGATGTACAACGGGCGATCCCACTCGTTGGTCGATGCCGCGACGGGATCGGGGTGGGCGGCCGTCACGGCGGCGGCGAATGGCATCGTCACGCGTGGTGTCCTGTTGGACATTGCCAGGGTCCGTGATGTGCCGTGGTTGGAGCCGGGGGAGGGTGTGTTTCCCGACGATCTGGAGGAGGCCGAGCGTCGCCAGGGTGTGCGGGTGCGGTCCGGCGATGCGGTGCTCCTGCGGACCGGCTATGGCCGCGTCCGGCACGAGGCCGGTGCGGCCAGCGGTTTCACGCAGGCCGGCTGGCACGCGTCCTGCCTGCCTTGGCTGCATGAACGGCAGGTCGCGCTGATCGGCGCGGACACCCCCCAGGACGTTCAGCCGTCGGGGTACCAAGACGTGTTGATGCCGGTTCATGCCGTGAGTCTCGTGGCGATGGGCATGTGGCTGCTCGACAACTGCGACCTGGAGGTGTGCGCGACGACGGCTGCCGAGCTGGGCCAGTGGGACTTCCAACTCGCGGTCGCACCGGTCCGCTTCGCCGGTGCGTCCGGTAGCCCGGTCAACCCGATCGCCACATTCTGACCGCGGTTCGCGAGGGGTGCGATGCCATGAAGGGCCGGGCACCACCAGGAACCCCGTCGCGGTCGGTGAGAACACGCGGAGCTGGTCGGGAACCAGACGGTATGAGTCCAGCTCGCCTCCGGGTCCGCACCGATGATGCCGACACGAACATCTGATCGACGAGCCCCACGGTGCTGGGGGCAGGATCGACCTCGATGGCGGTGCTGGGCCTGCCGCCGACCTCGGGCCAGGGCTGGGTCGCCCCCCAGTTGTCCAGCAGCCAGCCGGCCGGCGCCCTCCTCCATCTTGTCTCCGGGGGCCAGGTGCTCGCCTCCTACCGCGCCCCCAAGAACTTCCGGGAGGTGGTCTTCTCCTCCAACCGGATCCAGCACGGGCAGACCTACGAGGTCTACCTCGGCGGCAGCCTCACCGGCACGACGATCGGCGGCATGGCCACCACCGGCGGCAGCATCGGGGGAGCCACCCGACTCATGACCGTCACCGCCGGGCAGTACCGCGGCGGCCTGATCGGCTGGCCGCCCGGTGGTCCCGGCTGGCCGCCGCCGACCACCCCACCGCCGACCACCCCACCGCCGACCACCCCACCGCCGACCACCCCACCGCCGACCACCCCATCGCCGAGCCCGACCACGCCACCGCCGAGCCCGCCGAGCCCGCCGACCCCGCCGCCGGGCGTGGGCGGCTGCACGGCGACGTACTCCATCCTTGGCCAGTGGCAGGGCGGCTTCCAGGGCGACGTACGGGTCACCGCCGGCTCGTCCCCGATCAGCGGTTGGCGGGTGACCTGGACCTTCGCCAACGGCCAGACGATCAGCCAGTCCTGGAACGCGACGATCAGCGCCAGCGGCTCGGCGGTGACGGCGACGAACGTCTCCTTCAACGGCTCACTCGGCGCCGGGGCCAGCGCCACCTTCGGATTCATCGGCACCTGGAACGGCAGCAACACCGCCCCGACCCTGACCTGCACCGCGATCTGATCGGGTAGCCGGCGTTTCGGCCGCCGCTCGATCGGTGGAGCCCGACACCACCTGGTGCCGGGCTCCACCGGCAACCGGCTGCCAGACTGCTCGCAGCTGGGCAGGGTAGCGCGATCGGCGTGCAGCGCCGATACTGCTGGTGTGATGGGGTTGGCCCGGGCAGTGGCGGTCGGGGCGCTCGTGGTGGCGGTGGCTGGCTGCGACCGCACGATGCCGGACGACCCGACCGGAACCCCATGGGCGGTCTCCCCTTCTGCGGCACCGGTCGAATTCGCCCTGCCCTCGCTGCGACTGCCCGGCATGGCGCCCGACGGCACCTGCCCCGTCACCGAGCCCCACTCGTGGGCCGATCCCGAGCAGGCCAGCCGGGTGTTCGGCCCGGGCCCGGTCTACCCGATCGCCGACTACTTCCCCGACGGGGCGCTACCACTGCGTGACGGAGACCGGCAGCAGGACGGCAGCTACACGGCGAAGGTGCGCTGGCTGGCCACCGGCTACACCGGCCCGGTCCTGCTGCGGGCGGCGCCCATCGACGGCGCGGGTTCCGCATCCGCGAAGTTCTCCTACCTGGGCGAGACCCGCGACGACGGGCACCACGCGGTGCTCACCAGTCCGGACACCGACCTTCCGGGGACCACCACGGTGAGCGGTCCGGGCTGCTACGCGTACCAGGTCGACGGCACGTCGTTCAGCTTCACCATCGTGTTCCGGGCGGAGCGCTAGGACCCGATCATGGGTGTAGAGGCGGTCCGCTTGGCGGACGGTTTCAGGTTCTGCGGTCCGTGAGGGGACCGTCAGGGCTGAACACCTGCTTGGCGAAGCGGTCGGCGATGCGGCGGTGGGTGGCGGCGTC is a genomic window of Micromonospora tarapacensis containing:
- a CDS encoding SDR family NAD(P)-dependent oxidoreductase, producing METGLSNRVALVTGASGAIGRAAAWHLATEGASVAVSWHTNRDGAVDVVDAITKAGGQACAVHLDHGDLATVQGVIEQITERLGPIAVLVANAVQWPSFDADEIDGLATSLAVNTVGPAALIDAALPAMRVAGWGRIVAISTDIVEQPMAGPLAYATAKGALETAARVLAVREARHGILTNIVRPGFTLTDKALNAPFLGPKAVAAESAKTPTGRICTPDDIATAITYLASAANGHINGQILSLAGGRELVR
- a CDS encoding TrkA C-terminal domain-containing protein, with amino-acid sequence MGVTVVAVKQQAAPPGGKPRTFTYATPDTVLAYGDLILVVGTMDNVERFATTD
- a CDS encoding MarR family winged helix-turn-helix transcriptional regulator translates to MEPSDVLATNKALVKAAKLYRNAQADLLAGLALHPGQDVLLWMLGQEPEGLTVSEIATRLGVEQPTVTRSLSRLEHGGWFVRKSVPGDRRATRIVLTDKGRTGISEIESAWRTLAETATAGMANDQRATLIELLEKVRENLLTLAVEID
- a CDS encoding CPBP family glutamic-type intramembrane protease, producing MFFALTFLFGWGALASLIAFGGLMEPVFGPPSGTHPVFVLAVYSPEFAALYVIWREGGLRDVRDHLRRLTLWRMPAGWWWFLLLAMPAGKYVSALLNGTADEFPFSPWYLVLPALIPALLLGPIEELGWRGYAQPMLQRRFNPLVTSLILGFFWGLWHLPAFLLSGTPQSAWSFGPFMVGAFALSIIMTPLFNVSGGSILIPALFHFQANIPAYPEGQPWENYVFAVVAVVMVIWKRDHFFSRDGAVTDVVLRTR
- a CDS encoding cellulose binding domain-containing protein translates to MLGAGSTSMAVLGLPPTSGQGWVAPQLSSSQPAGALLHLVSGGQVLASYRAPKNFREVVFSSNRIQHGQTYEVYLGGSLTGTTIGGMATTGGSIGGATRLMTVTAGQYRGGLIGWPPGGPGWPPPTTPPPTTPPPTTPPPTTPPPTTPSPSPTTPPPSPPSPPTPPPGVGGCTATYSILGQWQGGFQGDVRVTAGSSPISGWRVTWTFANGQTISQSWNATISASGSAVTATNVSFNGSLGAGASATFGFIGTWNGSNTAPTLTCTAI
- a CDS encoding cyclase family protein, translated to MPTQDDVLGYFNTLSNWGRWGDDDELGTLNHITDEVRLAAARAVRHGRSVSCSWEVAVPEEMERSTTTCPCAADMPGAEDMPAPGFRADRRWGFSSERLGITFHGNTVTHVDSPCHIFWNGMMYNGRSHSLVDAATGSGWAAVTAAANGIVTRGVLLDIARVRDVPWLEPGEGVFPDDLEEAERRQGVRVRSGDAVLLRTGYGRVRHEAGAASGFTQAGWHASCLPWLHERQVALIGADTPQDVQPSGYQDVLMPVHAVSLVAMGMWLLDNCDLEVCATTAAELGQWDFQLAVAPVRFAGASGSPVNPIATF